From Anoplopoma fimbria isolate UVic2021 breed Golden Eagle Sablefish chromosome 11, Afim_UVic_2022, whole genome shotgun sequence, one genomic window encodes:
- the mafk gene encoding transcription factor MafK: MQGMTTHFKTSKALRVKKEVGENAPSVSDDELVAMSVRELNQHLRGLTKDDVAKLKQRRRTLKNRGYAASCRIKRVTQKEELEKQKIELQHEVDKLARENASMKLELDALRAKYEALQCFARTVTRGPLSPGKVATTSVITIVKSSNYNNSSQTPFSTLS; the protein is encoded by the exons ATGCAGGGAATGACGACTCATTTTAAGACGAGCAAAGCTTTAAGG GTCAAGAAGGAGGTGGGTGAGAATGCCCCGTCGGTCAGCGACGACGAGTTGGTGGCCATGTCCGTGCGGGAGCTGAACCAGCACCTGCGTGGGCTGACCAAGGATGATGTCGCGAAGTTGAAGCAGCGGCGACGGACCCTGAAAAACCGGGGCTACGCCGCCAGCTGCCGCATCAAACGTGTCACCCagaaggaggagctggagaaacaAAAGATAGAGCTGCAGCACGAGGTGGACAAGCTGGCCCGCGAGAACGCCAGCATGAAGTTGGAGCTGGACGCCCTGAGAGCCAAGTATGAGGCCCTGCAGTGCTTTGCCAGAACCGTGACCCGCGGGCCCCTCTCGCCGGGCAAAGTGGCCACCACCAGCGTCATCACCATCGTCAAGTCCTCCAACTACAACAACTCCAGCCAGACCCCATTCTCAACTCTCTCCTAG
- the tmem184a gene encoding transmembrane protein 184A: MNITLKSMDPSTENNSIVHLAAPILPDKSHISNMTIIRTSNGTIIEDQMFLNTLAAQALSGIFVWTALLITCHQIYTHLRSYTVPNEQRYIIRILFIVPVYAFDSWLSLLFISNDQYYVYFDSVRDCYEAFVIYNFLSLSFEYLGGESGIMSEIRGKPIESSCLYGTCCLGGMSYSIGFLRFCKQATLQFCVVKPIMAVITIVLQAFGKYHDGDFNINGGYLYISIIYNFSVSLALYALFLFFFATSDLLRPYGPVLKFLTIKSVIFLSFWQGMVLAILERCGVIPNALFIDGQEVGAGTVAAGWQNFIICIEMFFAAIALRYAFTCTVYQEKNNDVPENTPPMHSISSGLKETMNPGDMVQDAIHNFSPAYQQYTQQSTQEVVQPSTNGKVAAGNKSSRKSDKIMLITSDDEL, encoded by the exons ATGAACATTACTTTGAAGTCAATGGATCCATCAACCGAAAATAATTCTATTGTTCACCTGGCTGCACCAATCCTCCCAGACAAGTCCCACATCTCCAATATGACCATTATTCGAACAAGCAACGGGACAATCATCGAAGACCAGATGTTTTTAAACACGCTGGCTGCACAGGCCCTCTCGGGGATATTCGTCTGGACCGCCTTGCTCATAACATGCCACCAG ATCTATACTCACCTTCGATCCTACACTGTCCCCAACGAGCAGCGCTACATCATCCGCATCCTGTTTATCGTGCCAGTTTATGCCTTTGATTCTTGGCTCAGCCTGCTCTTTATCAGCAACGACCAGTACTATGTCTACTTTGATTCTGTTCGAGACTGCTACGAAG CGTTTGTCATTTACAACTTCCTGAGCCTGTCCTTTGAGTATCTGGGAGGAGAGAGTGGAATCATGTCAGAGATCCGAGGGAAGCCCATAGA GTCAAGTTGTCTGTATGGTACTTGCTGTCTCGGTGGAATGAGCTACTCCATCGGCTTCTTAAGATTCTGCAAACAG GCGACTCTCCAGTTCTGCGTTGTCAAACCCATCATGGCAGTCATCACCATCGTCCTGCAGGCCTTTGGCAAATATCATGATGGAGACTTTAA CATAAATGGAGGATACCTATACATCAGCATCATCTACAACTTCTCAGTCAGCCTGGCTCTCTacgctctcttcctcttcttcttcgcAACAAGTGACCTGCTCAGGCCGTACGGACCAGTGCTGAAATTCCTCACAATCAAATCTGTCATCTTCTTATCGTTCTGGCAAG GAATGGTCCTCGCCATCCTGGAGCGCTGCGGTGTCATACCCAACGCGCTGTTCATCGATGGACAAGAGGTCGGCGCCGGCACCGTCGCAGCGGGCTGGCAGAACTTTATCATCTGCATCGAAATGTTCTTTGCTGCTATTGCCCTCCGATACGCCTTCACCTGCACCGTCTACCAGGAGAAAAATAATGATGTGCCAG AAAACACCCCTCCTATGCACAGCATCTCCAGCGGTCTGAAGGAGACCATGAACCCCGGAGACATGGTCCAGGATGCGATCCACAACTTCTCCCCAGCCTACCAGCAGTACACCCAGCAGTCCACACAGGAGGTGGTCCAGCCCAGCACTAACGGAAAAGTGGCCGCAGGCAACAAGAGCTCCCGCAAGTCTGACAAAATCATGCTGATCACCTCTGATGATGAGTTATAG
- the psmg3 gene encoding LOW QUALITY PROTEIN: proteasome assembly chaperone 3 (The sequence of the model RefSeq protein was modified relative to this genomic sequence to represent the inferred CDS: inserted 1 base in 1 codon) produces the protein MSSTEAVIRSRQTEKEVNGISTQVVCTEFSNYIFIVLXQYGKMGTLISVTPDSRSNDISTPAFATKVLLGKDEPLTHVCAKNLATFVSQEAGNRPVLMGLALKDSSIDAIKQMKEIIKSCQVW, from the exons ATGTCGTCTACTGAGGCCGTCATCAGATCGAGACAGACGGAGAAAGAAGTCAATGGAATTTCAACACAGGTCGTCTGTACAGAGTTCAGCAATTACATATTCATAGTTC ACCAGTACGGAAAAATGGGGACATTGATATCTGTCACACCTGACTCCAGATCTAATGATATCAGCACCCCAGCGTTCGCCACTAAAGTACTGCTGGGCAAAGATGAG cCACTGACACATGTTTGTGCCAAAAACCTGGCAACTTTTGTCTCACAAGAAGCCGGCAACAGGCCTGTCTTAATGGGTCTGGCACTCAAGGATTCCTCCATagatgcaataaaacaaatgaaagagaTCATCAAAAGTTGTCAAGTCTGGTAA